In the Wyeomyia smithii strain HCP4-BCI-WySm-NY-G18 chromosome 2, ASM2978416v1, whole genome shotgun sequence genome, one interval contains:
- the LOC129722071 gene encoding UDP-glucosyltransferase 2-like, with product MYSPSIKPVSAAWILLAAAVTTTNGANILSIMTVPSPSHHLWNRVWMEALMDRGHNVTVISQDGDKSRTNLTYLILEKVYSSMQEMEVNYVEMSKESSLRTVFNFLDYSVSLCDAMLTSQGLAVLEQYPDDFKFDLVVYDFGCGPCLLSLLHKFNYPPLLSLTAFNNPPFSVDIVGGHKHFAYTPYFALNYNSKMNFWQRAYNTLLSLIGSIYRNMYIIPLVDQMARGHFKYSNMAYLGDLEQRTVVMLVNTNPALDPAEPLPPNLIAVGGAHIKEPEPLPKDLEKFITSAPKGVILFSLGTNVRSDKIGEERQRMFIEAFRQMPHYHFLWKFESTFDLDLPPNVIIKRWMPQHSILAHPSTKAFITHSGGLSTQEASWFGVPLIAMPFFMDQHRTCQQSVAAGVAEALDFQTLSVEKIRNTVLKVLQTPKYRENMQRRSRFFRDQPEKPLDRAIWWMEYVIRNPDANHFRSPTLELGTIRSNLLDVYGLYICTALVVYKGLQRALKVCFAKRKVKKLLKRE from the exons ATGTATTCACCATCAATTAAACCTGTTTCTGCCGCATGGATTCTACTAGCAGCAGCCGTAACAACAACAAATGGAGCAAATATTTTGTCCATAATGACGGTTCCTAGCCCCAGCCATCACCTTTG GAATCGTGTCTGGATGGAAGCTTTAATGGATCGGGGGCATAATGTAACGGTAATCTCACAGGATGGTGACAAGTCAAGGACCAATCTGACATacctaattttggaaaaagtttaCAGCAGTATGCAAGAGATGGAAGTGAACTATGTGGAAATGTCGAAAGAAAGCAGTCTTCGTACCGTGTTCAACTTTTTAGACTATTCCGTTAGTTTGTGTGATG caATGCTTACCTCCCAGGGATTAGCAGTACTGGAGCAATACCCGGATGATTTCAAGTTTGACCTCGTGGTGTACGACTTTGGGTGCGGGCCGTGTCTTCTGTCTTTGCTTCATAAGTTCAACTATCCCCCGCTACTGTCGCTGACAGCATTCAACAATCCACCCTTCTCTGTTGACATCGTAGGCGGCCATAAACACTTTGCCTACACTCCTTACTTCGCACTCAACTACAATTCCAAAATGAACTTCTGGCAAAGAGCTTACAACACCTTGCTCTCCCTGATCGGTTCAAT TTACCGAAACATGTACATAATTCCACTCGTTGATCAAATGGCTCGGGGTCATTTCAAGTACTCCAATATGGCATACTTAGGCGATCTGGAACAACGTACAGTGGTGATGCTGGTCAACACAAATCCGGCGCTGGACCCTGCAGAACCACTTCCGCCTAATCTTATCGCAGTTGGAGGAGCCCACATTAAAGAACCCGAACCTCTTCCCAAAGACTTGGAAAAGTTCATCACCAGTGCTCCCAAGGGAGTAATTCTCTTCTCGCTCGGGACTAACGTTCGAAGTGATAAAATCGGCGAAGAACGTCAGCGAATGTTTATCGAAGCCTTCCGCCAAATGCCACACTATCATTTTCTGTGGAAATTCGAGTCCACCTtcgatctcgatcttcctccgAACGTCATAATCAAGCGCTGGATGCCGCAACATAGCATATTAGCTCATCCGAGTACGAAAGCGTTCATAACACATTCTGGTGGACTGAGTACACAGGAAGCTTCCTGGTTTGGCGTACCGTTGATAGCTATGCCCTTCTTCATGGATCAACATAGG ACCTGTCAACAGTCGGTAGCCGCCGGAGTTGCAGAGGCTCTTGACTTCCAAACGCTGTCAGTCGAAAAGATTCGAAACACCGTCTTGAAAGTGCTGCAGACGCCCAAATACCGGGAGAATATGCAACGAAGATCTAGGTTTTTCCGCGATCAACCGGAGAAACCGTTGGATCGAGCTATTTGGTGGATGGAGTACGTTATCCGGAATCCAGATGCGAACCATTTTAGGTCACCCACCCTGGAGTTGGGCACTATCCGGTCGAATCTGCTGGACGTTTACGGGTTGTACATTTGTACTGCGTTAGTGGTGTACAAAGGCTTGCAGCGAGCGCTGAAAGTATGCTTTGCGAAACGAAAGGTGAAGAAGTTGTTGAAAAGAGAGTGA